From a single Nicotiana tabacum cultivar K326 chromosome 8, ASM71507v2, whole genome shotgun sequence genomic region:
- the LOC107800205 gene encoding transcription factor VIP1, protein MDPKFAGKPIQAQFLSGQTDLDQMQDTPTRGSRHRRAQSETFFRFPNFDDDILLDDVVTDFNLDVQAPSLMQQQQPANSADSSSTGPALSAGPSDNNPKPLAHYRSLSVDADFFDGLDFGAAAAENKMMGGGPRHRHSNSMDGSFDFESESLSVKKAMAPDKLAELSLIDPKRAKRILANRQSAARSKERKTRYTGELERKVQTLQTEATTLSAQITVLQRDTSGIAAENKELKFRLQALEQQAHLRDALNETLREEVQRLKIEAGQIPAANGNRGTRFHLPPQPQPFVQCGNHHPQHQQQHIPRSTASNQTVPGQSQSSFFNFNNRA, encoded by the exons ATGGACCCGAAGTTCGCCGGAAAGCCCATTCAGGCCCAATTCCTTTCAGGTCAAACTGACCTTGACCAGATGCAGGATACTCCGACCCGTGGGTCACGTCATCGCAGGGCCCAATCCGAAACCTTTTTCCGGTTTCCAAACTTCGACGATGACATCCTCTTAGACGACGTCGTTACAGACTTCAACCTCGATGTTCAGGCGCCGTCCCTCATGCAGCAGCAGCAGCCTGCAAATTCGGCTGATTCTTCGTCAACTGGGCCGGCGTTATCAGCTGGGCCTTCCGATAATAACCCTAAGCCGCTGGCCCACTACCGTAGTCTCTCTGTGGATGCTGATTTTTTCGATGGACTGGACTTTGGTGCTGCGGCGGCGGAGAATAAGATGATGGGTGGTGGCCCACGTCATAGGCATAGCAATTCCATGGATGGGTCTTTTGATTTTGAGTCTGAATCGCTTTCTGTGAAGAAGGCTATGGCTCCTGATAAGCTTGCTGAGCTGTCCCTGATTGATCCCAAGAGAGCCAAAAG GATTCTAGCAAATAGACAATCTGCTGCACGTTCTAAGGAGCGAAAAACTCGTTATACTGGTGAGCTAGAGAGGAAAGTGCAGACTCTGCAGACTGAAGCCACCACTCTATCTGCACAGATCACAGTTCTTCAG AGAGACACTTCTGGAATAGCTGCTGAAAACAAAGAACTCAAATTTCGGTTGCAAGCTTTGGAACAACAAGCACATCTTAGAGATG CTCTAAATGAAACTTTGAGGGAAGAAGTGCAGCGGCTTAAGATTGAAGCAGGCCAAATTCCAGCTGCGAATGGAAATAGAGGAACACGTTTTCATTTACCTCCCCAACCACAGCCCTTTGTTCAATGTGGTAACCACCATCCACAACACCAGCAGCAGCACATTCCGCGTTCGACTGCAAGTAACCAAACTGTCCCTGGACAGTCTCAATCTAGCTTCTTCAACTTCAACAACAGGGCTTGA
- the LOC142162705 gene encoding uncharacterized protein LOC142162705: MEHHASTSSNSYQSLAFSSNFLLDHRQPPIEEEKPSTLPIFNSTTNVPSDHNLHTSVSYQPHNNNNNPKKKRSRFLKIGNSFPITKSSSSSGVIKPKCTKKPPDPSAPKITRPCTECGKKFWSLKALFGHMRCHPERQWRGINPPPNFRRHSNDSSTSAPEFSPRRNEVSSQSPKSLSHMIMTDEDHDIASCLLLLANGGSKPDDNNERENVVRDRIIVDASAEPSASSSGGGTVKCCRFECSSCKKVFGSHQALGGHRASHKNVKGCFASASGSGLTQAPLILNPNAHDHITTNLDLNFPPPVTLISGEDQYDSSSSYSSAYSGSALDLRLRL; the protein is encoded by the coding sequence ATGGAACACCATGCTAGCACTAGTTCCAATTCATATCAATCTCTTGCTTTTTCAAGTAACTTTCTTCTTGATCATCGTCAACCTCcaatagaagaagaaaaaccaTCAACATTACCCATCTTTAACTCTACTACAAATGTCCCTTCAGACCATAATTTGCACACAAGTGTAAGTTACCAAccccacaataataataataatcccaaaaagaaaagaagtagatTCCTCAAGATTGGTAATTCATTCCCAATTACAAAGTCATCTTCTTCTTCTGGAGTTATTAAGCCTAAATGTACCAAAAAGCCTCCAGACCCAAGTGCACCAAAAATTACTCGGCCTTGTACTGAATGTGGTAAGAAATTTTGGTCATTGAAAGCCCTTTTTGGTCACATGCGTTGTCATCCTGAACGCCAATGGCGCGGCATTAACCCTCCTCCTAATTTCAGGCGACACAGCAATGACTCTTCTACTTCTGCTCCAGAATTTAGCCCTAGACGAAATGAAGTTTCTTCACAATCCCCCAAATCACTTTCCCATATGATTATGACAGACGAGGACCACGACATTGCTTCGTGCTTGTTACTATTAGCCAATGGTGGGTCAAAACCTGATGATAACAACGAGCGTGAGAATGTTGTGAGGGACAGGATTATAGTGGATGCATCAGCAGAGCCTTCAGCTTCTTCTTCAGGAGGAGGTACAGTCAAGTGTTGTCGATTCGAGTGTTCAAGTTGTAAGAAGGTGTTTGGATCACATCAGGCTTTAGGTGGACACAGGGCTAGTCACAAGAATGTTAAAGGTTGTTTtgcatcagcttcaggttcaggACTAACACAAGCTCCTCTTATTCTAAACCCTAATGCACATGATCATATTACTACTAATTTGGATCTAAACTTTCCTCCTCCTGTTACATTAATATCAGGTGAAGATCAATATGATTCTTCGTCTTCCTATTCTTCTGCTTATTCAGGCTCCGCATTGGATTTAAGGTTGAGGCTATAA